Genomic window (Primulina eburnea isolate SZY01 chromosome 8, ASM2296580v1, whole genome shotgun sequence):
AAGTTATCATCCATCTGATTCAGTACTCCATCAAAATTATCAAGGGAGCCGAAATCTAAGGAATCATCTAAGGGAGTCGTCCATCTCTCATGGTTCGCCTCGACCACCATTTCTCCATCAATCATGTTGTTGCTGGAAATTTCATTCACGTTGACTATGTTGTTCGAAACATTATGATCAGATCTTTCAATGTCCTGTGATTTCATGTTGTCAATGTGGTTTGAAATATTATCAGATATTTCAATATTCTGTCTCGTGTTTTCTGGTTCAAGCGAACCGATGGAATCTTCCACGGCTTTTGTGGGAGGAGCTTGCTCATCTCTTTCCATGGTTCTGACGAGGAATTTTGGTTGCATACCCTTGGGAATACGAGGGTATGATCCATATCTTTTCGGCCTCGAACGGCCATTCGAATCGTTGCTCTTCGAAGATACTGAACCATCTTGTTTGCGTTCATGGTTAGGTTTCCAACCTCGACGACACTTCTGCATCAAATTAAATGGAGGAGAAGCAAAGTTTAAGCAAATATGTGTGTGTCTTACAAGTAATTAACTTAATGATTAATATTGAAATATAAAAACGAATAATCATTCaacttaataatttatttaagaaaatatatattttaaaaaactatAATAATAAACAAACTGAATATACTTTAAGCATGGGAGTAATTAGAAAGCAACCAAACCTGAAGATGGCTGGCAACTTGCATTCTCTTCAAACCTGGCACATTCATTAGCTCAAGAATGTCTCTGGGAAAACATCCtactcaaacatcaaatacatgttcAAATCCATGTTAGCCTATTAAAGTTAAACCGAAGAAAACGGTTCGTGATAAGATGCATCCTATAATCTCGACCGCCAGATCCATTGTTCCCGGGGCAATCAGTGGAGATGGCACACTACAAGCTGCTAGGAGAAACTAAAGGATAGTGACGGTTTTTTAAGACCGTTGCTAAAAAAATCTGTCGCAAAATTTGCACAACTGTTTACTAAAAAACCGTGGCAAAGATTTGATTTTGCACAACTGTTTTTACTAAAACTGTTGCTAAATTTAGCATTTTCGTTGGTTTTTCGGGTATTTTCCCTCAGCGCATGAGCATGTACTcattaaaataaacaaaatcaaAACTCTATACTTAATTTTCTGACATCAtaaattttatcaaaaaatCTCTGAAATCGCCCACTAATACCCATCTCTCTCGAATTGCATGTTAGTATATGGAGATGAAcgataaattaaaaaaacaacGTGCGTGCATGTGCCAATGTCGTGCAATAAAATGAGAAAACATACTTCCTTCCCCGAGCTCCTCGACCGCCTTGACGAACTTCTCGTGAAGTTCTTGATTCCATCCCGTGCAACTCTTCGGCTTCTTGCTCCTATCACCACCGGTGCCGTCCTCCAACCAACCATTTCGATACACCATGTTTCTTGATCCGAGTCCTTGCACGTTGATGTTGGCTTCAATGCGATTGGGATGgatcatgttccctccaccgtTCGAGATGAAGTTTGAACTCTGGGTGGTGCTTATCGTTTCTCTGAATCTGGCAATTTCTTTGGTTTTTCGGGCATTTTCCCGGAGCACGTGTTGCCAAAGATACTTCAGCACTTCCATGGTGGCTGGCTTTTGGATGAACATGAAAGCTCCATCTTCTATGGAGCACTTCATCAACGCCATATTTGGGTTTTCGGACATCACTACATTTgatcacaaataaaaaaaaacgtgATTAAACAAAAATTATTTAGCACGTGCAAAATAGTATCACAAACACATTTATTTAAACGTGCACATTATGTGCACAATATGATCACAATGCTcccatacacacacacacacataaataTATTAACACTTACGAATGACAGTGTAACCCATTTCGATTGCGTCGTGGGCAAGCTGAAATCCTTGTACATCGGATGGGCTAACATCGACCATCACAACGTCGTACTTCACCTTTTCTTTGGCCAACATTGACGAAGCAATGGCTGCCATACTAACTGCCGTGACTGTATTCGTTTATGTACATTGAAAATTTCAGATCAATTCTTCAAAATTCAATTAACTTAAATATTCATGAAATAAGAAAAGGAGACCGtgacttgatattagctgtcaTCTTATATAcctttttacaaaaaaattaagaagtaattaatattatattatctaagatatatatatatatatatatatatatatatatatatttgattggTAAGAATATTAGGGGAAATTATGTTTTTGTATGTTGGGATTCTTTGACATGCTTCAAATATCAGTTTGATCCTTTacatcaaaacatatttatcaattattttaaaaaaattagacttgGAAAGAacattttttcaaataatttcacAAACTTGTTACAATTTTTTTGTTCAAACACATTACTTTAATTTTTCACTTATAAAACGTCAAAACGTTTTAATATGTATGTGAACTt
Coding sequences:
- the LOC140838119 gene encoding uncharacterized protein, producing MNVPGLKRMQVASHLQKCRRGWKPNHERKQDGSVSSKSNDSNGRSRPKRYGSYPRIPKGMQPKFLVRTMERDEQAPPTKAVEDSIGSLEPENTRQNIEISDNISNHIDNMKSQDIERSDHNVSNNIVNVNEISSNNMIDGEMVVEANHERWTTPLDDSLDFGSLDNFDGVLNQMDDNFEGLGLDQIFSQTSAVPDEDPGSFWRSFLSNFESD
- the LOC140839298 gene encoding two-component response regulator ARR11-like — translated: MVIEVHVLLVGNDVVSLLETSKLLEFNSYKVTAVSMAAIASSMLAKEKVKYDVVMVDVSPSDVQGFQLAHDAIEMGYTVILMSENPNMALMKCSIEDGAFMFIQKPATMEVLKYLWQHVLRENARKTKEIARFRETISTTQSSNFISNGGGNMIHPNRIEANINVQGLGSRNMVYRNGWLEDGTGGDRSKKPKSCTGWNQELHEKFVKAVEELGEGS